One Gordonia mangrovi genomic region harbors:
- a CDS encoding class I adenylate-forming enzyme family protein, with translation MSAPTRDETVRQLTDVQRSTLGRATIGDQLRRLAQTQGNKTAIISYGADGSRQATTYGELNRRANRFAHVLQAMGVRRGDGVAVMSRNRVESVIAYYGALKVGAFYSGISALFGEREIAQQIDHLQPAVLVVAAEHVAVAGPVAERAGAQVIVVGDSPDPASRAFEALVADAPEDEPIADVDEHDLAMIVYTSGTESTPKGVEIAHRNYLISTAPAYTWGLRCLPDDVWLYVMPFHTIAGIGSLTSLTLLGATLVLPASVDPGTSLKLIRDESISVLAQTPTFFIALANHEDFGPDTVGTVRRCLTYGGQVSPFAIDAWANASPASVWGTYWGQSELTQLGSVGWFTRLEDVPDHDPTWIGKPVGHLEIRVVDANGEDASEGELLCRTPSVMLGYHKDPERTAEVLADGWVHTGDIVRVDEDGNLFFRDRRKDMIKTGGFNVSSQEVERTLQSHPDVLRAAVVGLPDDYWSEAVTAFVVLQDGASPTAEDLRQYCRNDLASYKIPKTVHLVSELPTDPQGKLLKRELRKQFGKG, from the coding sequence ATGAGCGCACCCACGCGAGACGAGACCGTGCGGCAGCTCACCGACGTACAGCGTTCGACGCTGGGTCGGGCGACCATCGGCGATCAGCTCCGCCGCCTGGCCCAGACCCAGGGCAACAAGACGGCGATCATCTCCTATGGCGCGGACGGATCTCGGCAGGCCACCACCTACGGAGAGCTGAACCGACGGGCCAACCGCTTCGCGCATGTGCTGCAGGCCATGGGCGTCAGGCGCGGCGACGGGGTGGCCGTGATGAGCCGCAACCGCGTGGAATCGGTGATCGCCTACTACGGCGCGCTCAAGGTCGGCGCGTTCTACTCCGGCATCAGTGCACTGTTCGGTGAGCGGGAGATCGCCCAGCAGATCGATCATCTGCAGCCCGCGGTCCTCGTCGTTGCGGCCGAACATGTTGCGGTCGCCGGCCCGGTGGCCGAACGCGCCGGTGCGCAGGTGATCGTCGTCGGCGACTCGCCCGATCCCGCATCGCGGGCATTCGAGGCACTGGTGGCCGACGCCCCCGAGGATGAACCGATCGCCGACGTCGACGAACACGACCTCGCCATGATCGTCTACACCTCCGGCACCGAGTCGACGCCCAAAGGTGTGGAGATCGCGCACCGCAACTACCTGATCTCCACTGCCCCGGCCTACACGTGGGGGCTGCGCTGTCTGCCCGACGATGTGTGGCTCTATGTCATGCCGTTTCACACCATCGCCGGAATCGGGTCGCTCACCTCGTTGACGTTGCTCGGCGCGACGTTGGTGCTGCCTGCCTCGGTCGACCCGGGGACGTCGCTGAAGCTCATTCGTGACGAGTCCATCTCGGTGCTCGCGCAGACCCCGACATTCTTCATCGCGCTCGCCAACCACGAGGACTTCGGACCGGACACCGTCGGCACCGTGCGTCGCTGCCTCACCTACGGCGGTCAGGTGTCCCCGTTCGCCATCGACGCATGGGCCAATGCCAGCCCCGCATCGGTGTGGGGCACCTACTGGGGCCAGTCCGAGCTCACCCAATTGGGTTCGGTCGGCTGGTTCACGCGGCTCGAGGACGTCCCCGACCACGACCCGACATGGATCGGCAAGCCCGTCGGGCATCTGGAGATCCGCGTGGTGGACGCCAATGGCGAGGATGCATCCGAGGGTGAACTGCTGTGCCGGACACCGTCGGTGATGCTCGGCTACCACAAGGATCCCGAGCGGACCGCCGAAGTCCTGGCCGACGGGTGGGTGCACACCGGGGACATCGTCCGTGTGGACGAGGACGGCAATCTGTTCTTCCGCGATCGTCGCAAAGACATGATCAAGACCGGCGGGTTCAATGTCTCGTCACAAGAGGTCGAACGCACCCTGCAAAGCCATCCCGACGTGTTGCGAGCGGCGGTGGTCGGTCTGCCCGACGACTACTGGTCGGAGGCCGTCACGGCATTCGTCGTGCTGCAGGACGGGGCGAGCCCCACCGCCGAGGATCTGCGGCAGTACTGTCGAAACGACCTGGCCTCGTACAAGATCCCCAAGACGGTGCACCTGGTGTCGGAACTGCCCACCGATCCCCAGGGGAAGCTACTCAAGCGTGAGCTGCGGAAACAGTTCGGAAAGGGTTGA
- a CDS encoding flavin-containing monooxygenase encodes MSSVTERSLAPVDVARLRDATRAGNIPTLIATLVEMTGDERWLSERYRPTRPRGMDDNRTGGLDPEIRDEICDAVVKAVCAWHAAGAPPRRAMSEPEIAAVLDFTAGESVPHEFSPMMAEIVRGARESDPVPRTVPAAEAGHLTAIVIGAGVAGMLMSVQLSEAGVEHVVLEKNDDVGGSWWENRYPGAGVDTPSYLYSISSFEHHWSTHFGKRDEVQGYLAAYADEHRLRERIRFGVEVESAAYDPADQHWTVTARDRAGATATLRARLVISAVGLLNRPKIPALPGMDEFGGRIFHSAQWPAELDEPGALTGKRVAIVGSGASAMQIGPAIVDDVESLTVFQRSPQWIAPNGDYFAPVGDDVHWLMVHVPGYREWYRARLSWIFNDKVHPTLQVDPEWPEQTASINAANHGHRGFYLRYLRDQLGDREDLIELSTPDYPPFGKRMLLDNGWYAMLRRDNVELVPRAVREVTRSGLVDTDGTARDFDIIVLATGFHSDRFLYPMDVRGRSGRSTVEVWGENDAFAYLGITAPDFPNLFVLTGPNTALGHGGSFISILEYQVRYVSDAIALMAHEHLGALEVRHDVTADYNRAVDEAHARMVWTHPAMTNWYRNDDGRVVAVLPWRIIDYWTMTRAVDREDFVSEPATDVPAGAVG; translated from the coding sequence ATGTCGAGTGTCACCGAACGCAGCCTCGCTCCCGTCGACGTCGCCCGTCTGCGCGACGCCACGCGCGCCGGCAACATCCCCACCCTGATCGCCACGTTGGTCGAGATGACCGGGGATGAGCGGTGGCTGTCGGAGCGCTACCGTCCGACCCGGCCGCGGGGAATGGACGACAACCGAACAGGTGGGCTGGACCCGGAGATCCGCGATGAGATCTGCGATGCGGTCGTGAAAGCGGTGTGCGCGTGGCACGCCGCCGGTGCGCCGCCGCGCCGGGCGATGAGTGAGCCGGAGATCGCTGCCGTGCTGGACTTCACCGCCGGCGAGTCGGTGCCGCACGAATTCAGTCCGATGATGGCCGAGATCGTGCGAGGTGCGCGTGAATCGGACCCGGTCCCGCGGACCGTGCCGGCGGCCGAGGCGGGTCACCTCACCGCGATCGTGATCGGAGCCGGTGTCGCAGGCATGTTGATGTCGGTGCAGCTGAGCGAGGCCGGGGTCGAGCACGTGGTGCTGGAGAAGAACGACGACGTGGGTGGCTCCTGGTGGGAGAACCGCTATCCGGGTGCCGGCGTCGATACTCCCAGCTACCTGTATTCGATCTCGTCGTTCGAGCATCATTGGTCGACGCATTTCGGTAAGCGCGACGAGGTGCAGGGGTACCTGGCCGCCTACGCCGACGAACACCGGTTGCGCGAGCGCATCCGCTTCGGGGTCGAGGTCGAGTCGGCAGCCTATGACCCGGCCGACCAGCACTGGACGGTCACCGCGCGCGATCGCGCCGGCGCAACCGCAACGCTGCGGGCTCGGTTGGTGATCAGCGCAGTGGGGTTGCTCAATCGCCCCAAGATCCCGGCGTTGCCCGGCATGGACGAGTTCGGCGGACGCATCTTCCATTCTGCACAGTGGCCGGCCGAACTCGACGAACCCGGCGCGTTGACCGGCAAGCGCGTGGCGATCGTCGGCTCCGGTGCCAGCGCGATGCAGATCGGACCGGCCATCGTCGACGACGTCGAGTCGCTGACCGTCTTCCAGCGCTCACCGCAGTGGATCGCCCCGAACGGCGACTACTTCGCGCCGGTCGGTGACGACGTGCACTGGCTGATGGTTCACGTTCCGGGATACCGGGAATGGTATCGCGCGCGATTGTCCTGGATCTTCAACGACAAGGTTCATCCCACACTGCAGGTCGATCCGGAGTGGCCAGAGCAGACGGCGTCGATCAATGCGGCCAACCACGGTCACCGCGGGTTCTACCTCCGCTATCTGCGCGACCAACTCGGTGACCGCGAGGACCTGATCGAACTCTCGACTCCGGACTATCCCCCCTTCGGCAAGCGGATGCTGCTCGACAACGGGTGGTATGCGATGCTGCGCCGCGACAACGTCGAACTCGTGCCGCGCGCAGTCCGGGAGGTGACGCGGTCCGGGCTCGTCGACACCGATGGCACCGCACGCGATTTCGACATCATCGTGCTGGCCACCGGGTTCCACAGCGACCGGTTTCTGTATCCGATGGATGTGCGGGGCCGCAGTGGCCGCTCGACCGTCGAGGTGTGGGGAGAGAACGACGCGTTCGCCTACCTCGGTATCACGGCGCCCGACTTTCCCAACCTGTTCGTGCTGACCGGGCCCAACACGGCGCTCGGACACGGCGGGAGCTTCATCAGCATCCTCGAATACCAGGTCCGCTACGTGTCCGACGCGATAGCTCTGATGGCACACGAGCACCTCGGGGCCCTCGAGGTTCGCCACGATGTCACGGCCGACTACAACCGGGCCGTCGACGAGGCGCACGCCCGCATGGTGTGGACGCATCCGGCGATGACCAACTGGTACCGCAACGACGACGGCCGGGTGGTGGCGGTGTTGCCGTGGCGGATCATCGACTATTGGACGATGACCCGCGCGGTCGATCGCGAGGATTTCGTCAGCGAACCCGCAACCGATGTGCCGGCGGGCGCGGTCGGCTGA
- a CDS encoding NCS1 family nucleobase:cation symporter-1, whose product MATDSSQLTPGVHTGPAGTSIIKKSYHPRLTNEDLAPLVEQKWNWYNIFAFWMADVHSVGGYVTAGALFALGLTSWQVFVCLIVGICIVQAMCNLVAKPSQVHGLAYPVVARVAFGVLGANIAAIIRGSIAIAWYGVQTFLAAGALTIMILKLFPGLGDYATDAHTFLGLSYVGYLSFAILWVLQALVFWKGMEMVRWLCDVSGPLIYAMMFMLCIYMMARADWQISLDLTINDLQLSVGQQLAAMAGAIALVVSYFAGPMLNFGDFSRYAKSYKQLKLGNFIGLPINFIVFSLLVVLTASATLPVFGELMTNPIDTVAAIDTYFAVLLGGFAFVLATIGINIVANFVAPAFDFSNVNPQKISWRTGGMIAACGSVILMPWNWYNNDEAILWTLGILGALIGPLFGILIADYYLIRKQHVVVDDLFSMEEGGTYWYQKGFNPVAVKSVIVGGAASISSVVLPELVSAVSWLGQYSWFVGCIAAFVAYVLFARSAGMHLAAAEEMAHAKATADIEVSADGTVAPSDATEVTTAKPVE is encoded by the coding sequence ATGGCAACCGATTCGTCCCAGTTGACCCCCGGGGTCCACACCGGGCCGGCAGGAACGTCGATCATCAAGAAGTCGTATCACCCACGGCTGACCAACGAGGACCTTGCGCCCCTCGTCGAGCAGAAGTGGAACTGGTACAACATCTTCGCCTTCTGGATGGCCGACGTGCACAGTGTCGGCGGCTACGTGACCGCGGGTGCCCTGTTCGCGCTCGGCCTGACCAGTTGGCAGGTCTTCGTCTGCCTGATCGTCGGCATTTGCATCGTGCAGGCCATGTGCAACCTGGTGGCCAAACCCAGCCAGGTGCACGGCCTGGCGTATCCGGTTGTCGCTCGCGTCGCATTCGGTGTGCTCGGGGCCAACATCGCGGCGATCATCCGCGGCAGCATCGCCATCGCGTGGTACGGCGTGCAGACGTTCCTGGCCGCGGGCGCCCTGACCATCATGATTCTCAAGCTGTTCCCGGGCCTCGGCGACTACGCGACCGACGCGCACACCTTCCTCGGCTTGTCCTATGTGGGCTACCTGAGCTTCGCCATCCTCTGGGTCCTGCAGGCGCTCGTCTTCTGGAAGGGCATGGAGATGGTGCGGTGGCTCTGTGACGTCAGTGGGCCGCTGATCTACGCCATGATGTTCATGCTGTGCATCTACATGATGGCCCGCGCCGACTGGCAGATCAGTCTCGACCTGACCATCAACGATTTGCAGTTGTCGGTCGGCCAACAGCTGGCCGCGATGGCCGGCGCGATCGCGCTGGTGGTCTCGTACTTCGCCGGGCCGATGCTCAACTTCGGCGACTTCTCCCGCTACGCGAAGTCGTACAAGCAGCTCAAACTGGGCAACTTCATCGGACTGCCGATCAACTTCATCGTCTTCTCGCTGCTGGTCGTGCTCACCGCCTCGGCGACCCTGCCGGTGTTCGGCGAGTTGATGACCAACCCCATCGACACGGTCGCCGCCATCGACACCTACTTCGCGGTGCTGCTGGGCGGGTTCGCCTTCGTGCTCGCCACCATCGGCATCAACATCGTGGCGAACTTCGTCGCACCGGCCTTCGACTTCTCCAACGTCAACCCGCAGAAGATCAGCTGGCGGACCGGCGGAATGATCGCCGCCTGCGGTTCGGTCATTCTCATGCCGTGGAATTGGTACAACAACGACGAGGCGATCCTGTGGACCCTCGGCATCCTGGGCGCACTCATCGGGCCGCTGTTCGGCATCCTGATCGCCGACTACTACCTGATCCGCAAGCAGCATGTGGTGGTCGATGACCTCTTCTCCATGGAGGAAGGCGGTACCTACTGGTACCAGAAGGGCTTCAACCCCGTCGCCGTCAAGTCGGTGATCGTCGGTGGCGCGGCCTCCATCAGTTCCGTCGTTCTGCCCGAACTCGTGTCCGCGGTGTCGTGGCTCGGTCAGTACAGCTGGTTCGTCGGCTGCATCGCCGCGTTCGTCGCGTACGTGTTGTTCGCACGGAGCGCAGGTATGCACCTGGCCGCGGCCGAGGAGATGGCACACGCGAAGGCCACCGCCGATATCGAGGTTTCCGCTGACGGCACCGTCGCACCGTCCGACGCTACCGAGGTGACCACCGCCAAGCCGGTCGAGTAG
- a CDS encoding flavin-containing monooxygenase produces the protein MAGVTAHETETLVIGGGQAGLAMAQQLIRRGRHCLVVDRNDRVGDAWRQRWDSLQLFTSNRYNGLPGMPFPGSRSSYPNKDEVADYLEAYAARFAVPIRTGVNVDRLSHRDSRFAAVAGDEVFLADAVVVATGAYRTPRVPDVAPELRSDITQLHSSGYRNPSQLRPGGVLVVGAGNSGAEIALELSRGTRVWLSGRDTGHEPTSRGTIPDRMMMPLMWFAATHVLTVGTPIGRRARDHFLHPPKGIPLGGIRPRGLAKAGIERVARVAGVREGRPVLADGTVLDVANVVWCTGFDPDLSWIDLQVILDDGYPRHDRGAITTEPGLYFIGLPFIRALSSALLGGVGRDAADIAARIDELLGSVRSTALR, from the coding sequence ATGGCCGGCGTAACGGCTCATGAGACCGAGACCCTGGTGATCGGCGGCGGTCAGGCGGGACTGGCGATGGCGCAGCAGCTGATACGTCGAGGTCGTCACTGTCTGGTCGTCGACCGGAACGATCGAGTGGGTGACGCATGGCGGCAGCGGTGGGATTCGCTGCAACTGTTCACGTCGAACCGCTACAACGGACTGCCGGGGATGCCGTTTCCCGGTTCGCGATCGTCGTATCCGAACAAGGATGAGGTGGCCGATTACCTGGAGGCATACGCTGCGCGATTCGCTGTGCCGATCCGGACCGGCGTCAACGTCGATCGTCTGTCCCACCGTGACTCGCGTTTCGCGGCCGTTGCCGGCGACGAGGTGTTCCTCGCCGACGCGGTGGTGGTGGCGACCGGTGCATATCGCACGCCACGCGTGCCCGATGTCGCACCCGAACTCCGTTCCGACATCACGCAACTGCACTCCAGTGGCTACCGCAATCCGTCGCAGCTGCGACCCGGCGGTGTGTTGGTGGTGGGTGCGGGCAATTCGGGAGCGGAAATCGCGCTCGAGTTGTCCCGCGGGACCCGCGTCTGGCTGTCCGGACGCGACACCGGCCATGAGCCAACGAGCAGGGGCACGATCCCCGACCGGATGATGATGCCGCTGATGTGGTTTGCCGCCACGCATGTGCTCACGGTCGGTACGCCGATCGGTCGCCGGGCGCGCGACCATTTCTTGCACCCGCCGAAGGGCATACCGTTGGGCGGCATTCGTCCCCGTGGGCTGGCCAAGGCGGGCATCGAGCGGGTCGCGCGGGTGGCCGGAGTGCGTGAAGGCCGGCCCGTTCTCGCCGACGGGACAGTGCTCGACGTCGCCAACGTCGTGTGGTGCACCGGCTTCGACCCGGACCTCTCGTGGATCGACCTGCAGGTGATCCTCGACGACGGGTATCCGAGACACGATCGCGGCGCGATCACGACCGAGCCGGGTCTGTACTTCATCGGCCTGCCGTTCATCCGGGCGCTGAGTTCCGCGCTTCTCGGTGGAGTCGGCCGCGATGCCGCCGACATCGCGGCTCGGATCGACGAGCTTCTCGGCTCGGTGCGCTCGACCGCACTGAGGTGA
- a CDS encoding CaiB/BaiF CoA transferase family protein yields MSGPLTGVRVVEMLGLGPTPHSCMMLADLGADVVQIRRPGGSASPDGVPDADAGMWRGRRVVEADLKDADDISRVRELIAGADVLVEGYRPGVMERLGLGPDALAAAAPQLIYARMTGWGQSGSYALAAGHDINYLAVTGLLNAMGPADRPPVPPLSLVADFGGGSMFLVVGVLAALHERHSSGRGQVIDVAMTDGAGVLGALQWSWKAAGRWADRADGNLLDGSAPFYTTYACADGGYIAVGALEDIFWHRLIDTLEVDDPPDRWDRASWPGLTQTLAARFASRTRAEWESVFDGVDACVTPVLDFGESAKHPYATERASYVEVEGMTQPAPAPRFSRSTMRTPLAATSTDVTAVLDEWQGPAGGRR; encoded by the coding sequence ATGAGCGGACCGTTGACCGGCGTGCGGGTCGTCGAGATGCTCGGCCTCGGACCGACCCCGCACTCGTGCATGATGCTCGCCGACCTCGGGGCCGACGTCGTCCAGATCCGCCGGCCGGGAGGATCTGCGTCGCCGGACGGTGTCCCCGACGCAGACGCCGGCATGTGGCGGGGTCGACGGGTCGTCGAGGCCGATCTCAAGGACGCCGACGACATCTCGCGGGTGCGGGAACTGATCGCCGGGGCGGATGTGCTCGTCGAAGGCTATCGGCCGGGTGTGATGGAACGGTTGGGGTTGGGGCCCGACGCCCTGGCAGCAGCCGCACCCCAGCTGATCTATGCCCGGATGACCGGCTGGGGGCAGTCCGGCTCGTACGCGCTGGCGGCGGGCCACGACATCAACTACCTGGCCGTCACCGGCCTGTTGAATGCGATGGGTCCGGCCGACCGCCCACCGGTTCCACCGCTGTCACTGGTGGCCGACTTCGGTGGTGGCTCGATGTTCTTGGTGGTGGGAGTGCTTGCCGCACTGCATGAGCGGCACAGCTCCGGCCGCGGACAGGTCATTGACGTGGCGATGACCGATGGCGCCGGCGTCCTCGGCGCACTGCAGTGGTCGTGGAAAGCCGCCGGCCGCTGGGCGGATCGGGCCGACGGCAATCTGCTCGACGGTTCAGCACCCTTCTACACCACCTACGCCTGCGCCGACGGGGGATACATCGCCGTCGGCGCCCTGGAAGACATCTTCTGGCACAGGCTGATCGACACCCTCGAGGTGGACGATCCGCCGGACCGGTGGGATCGTGCGTCGTGGCCCGGACTCACGCAGACGCTCGCCGCGCGTTTCGCGTCCAGGACCCGCGCCGAATGGGAGTCGGTGTTCGACGGCGTCGATGCCTGCGTCACACCGGTTCTCGACTTCGGTGAATCCGCCAAGCATCCGTACGCCACGGAGCGTGCCAGCTATGTCGAGGTCGAGGGCATGACGCAGCCCGCTCCGGCACCACGGTTCTCTCGCTCGACGATGCGGACGCCGCTGGCTGCAACAAGCACAGACGTGACAGCGGTTCTGGACGAGTGGCAGGGCCCTGCGGGAGGGCGACGCTAG
- a CDS encoding nitroreductase family protein, with product MELSEAMRSTGTCRYFSDEYVSDEVLYQAFDNARFGPQGGNRQPVRWVAVRDAETKKRLAELYLPYWEGYYAAVIEGSKAVGAVPKTVESANNFAHNLADVPVMIVVCAESEGLHPTDHELGRLSVVGGASIYPTVQNLTLALREQGVATALTTLLCAEEPAVKELLNIPDGYITAAHIAVGYPRDGFPRKLTRTPVEQIAFLDRFDTPMFA from the coding sequence ATGGAACTCAGTGAGGCAATGCGGTCGACCGGTACCTGCCGATATTTCAGCGACGAGTACGTGTCCGACGAGGTCCTGTACCAGGCGTTCGACAACGCGCGGTTCGGGCCGCAGGGCGGAAATCGCCAGCCGGTGCGCTGGGTCGCGGTGCGTGATGCCGAGACCAAGAAGCGCCTGGCCGAGCTCTACCTCCCCTACTGGGAGGGCTATTACGCCGCGGTGATCGAGGGCAGCAAGGCGGTCGGGGCGGTGCCCAAGACCGTCGAGTCCGCCAACAACTTCGCCCACAACCTGGCCGACGTCCCGGTGATGATCGTGGTGTGCGCGGAGTCCGAGGGTCTGCACCCGACCGATCACGAGCTGGGTCGGCTGTCGGTCGTCGGCGGTGCATCGATCTACCCAACCGTCCAAAACCTCACCCTTGCGCTGCGCGAACAGGGTGTGGCGACGGCATTGACCACCCTGCTGTGCGCCGAGGAGCCCGCCGTCAAGGAACTGCTCAACATTCCGGACGGCTATATCACCGCCGCCCACATCGCGGTCGGCTACCCGCGGGACGGCTTCCCGCGCAAACTCACCCGTACCCCGGTCGAGCAGATCGCGTTCCTGGACCGCTTCGACACCCCGATGTTCGCATGA
- a CDS encoding TetR/AcrR family transcriptional regulator, translated as MDVNAGAESAAPLDDAESVPPRGTRTRLRRDEIITAAAEYFAEHGYNNAGMRDIAQAVGIKGASLYNHFHSKEEILYAIALQMTKDPQEHLLVLDAEGSPAQRLTALIEVHIRHLATHRVEHLVSLRELSALSPEHRAVVTDYRKYYQRRVRDVIAAGARAGQFRVRDAGQSAIAVLDLMNGISWWLRDDQNVDQLVADYVDFAVCGILHHRGDAR; from the coding sequence ATGGATGTGAATGCGGGGGCCGAGTCGGCCGCGCCGCTCGACGACGCCGAATCGGTACCACCGCGTGGCACCCGGACCCGGCTGCGTCGGGACGAGATCATCACCGCTGCTGCGGAGTATTTCGCCGAGCACGGCTACAACAACGCCGGCATGCGTGACATCGCTCAGGCGGTCGGGATCAAGGGCGCGAGTCTGTACAACCACTTCCATTCGAAGGAGGAGATCCTCTACGCGATTGCCCTGCAAATGACGAAGGACCCGCAAGAACACCTGCTGGTCCTCGACGCCGAGGGCTCGCCGGCGCAGCGGTTGACCGCGTTGATCGAGGTGCACATCCGTCATCTCGCCACGCATCGGGTGGAGCATCTGGTGAGCTTGCGCGAGCTGTCAGCGTTGTCGCCCGAGCACCGCGCGGTGGTCACCGACTACCGCAAGTATTACCAACGGCGGGTGCGCGACGTGATCGCCGCGGGAGCCCGCGCCGGGCAGTTCAGGGTGCGCGATGCCGGGCAGTCGGCGATCGCGGTGCTGGACCTGATGAACGGCATCAGCTGGTGGCTACGAGACGACCAGAATGTCGATCAGCTCGTCGCGGATTATGTCGATTTCGCCGTGTGCGGCATCCTGCATCACCGCGGGGACGCTCGATGA
- a CDS encoding wax ester/triacylglycerol synthase domain-containing protein: MANDESGTSAGDGERIRAMDAVFVDAEEPGPSVAIGSVIVADGPAPTLQETRDFVASRIALTPRLQQRIVPSSLRIRRPVWEHAEADLTHHIREIDLGGDGGDAALEQAVSRIMEIPLDFERPLWDMHLLTGLADGFGMVTRVHHVVADGQGSVLMLGHLLDTDAAGTTTLTDALLGAGRELAPSVGTGGSPRDHLVASVADGGDRLMRALRTSLHPGEAATAVVDAGRRAGEQFASAAEAVRTWTAPRFGSLIGGSPGVRRHWHMVRMPIADVKAVKNAFGCTLNDVVMAMVSGGYGLMMQRRAKPTDGKYLKVVIPVSVRAPFDVSSNNQVSGLLTQLPVSGTAVERLTWITDHINKVKHSGEAESVKVITDMFNVAPAAIQTVAVRHRGPLPEWMVDTLVTNVPGPPFPTYYQGRRVRQMLPIVALGRPLWCLVAVLSFDGELSFGISTGEGGEQAGRDIREGIRQTLAELQTASG, from the coding sequence ATGGCGAATGATGAGTCGGGGACGTCGGCGGGCGACGGCGAGCGGATCCGTGCGATGGATGCCGTCTTCGTCGACGCCGAGGAGCCGGGGCCGTCGGTCGCCATCGGGTCGGTGATCGTGGCCGACGGCCCGGCGCCGACCCTGCAGGAGACACGCGATTTCGTCGCCTCCCGCATCGCATTGACTCCCCGGCTTCAGCAGCGAATCGTGCCGTCGTCGTTGCGGATCAGGCGGCCGGTGTGGGAGCACGCCGAAGCCGACCTGACCCATCACATCCGGGAGATCGACCTCGGCGGCGACGGCGGTGATGCCGCGCTCGAGCAGGCGGTGTCGCGCATCATGGAGATCCCGCTCGATTTCGAACGCCCGCTGTGGGACATGCATCTGCTCACCGGTCTGGCCGACGGCTTCGGAATGGTGACCAGGGTGCATCATGTGGTGGCCGACGGACAGGGCTCGGTGTTGATGTTGGGCCATTTGCTCGACACGGATGCCGCCGGGACCACCACACTCACCGATGCCCTCCTCGGCGCGGGCCGCGAGCTCGCGCCGAGCGTCGGTACGGGAGGGTCGCCGCGGGATCATCTGGTCGCCTCGGTCGCGGACGGTGGAGACCGGTTGATGCGTGCGCTGCGTACGTCGCTCCACCCGGGTGAGGCGGCCACGGCGGTGGTCGACGCCGGGCGCAGAGCGGGGGAACAGTTCGCCAGCGCCGCCGAGGCAGTCCGTACGTGGACCGCGCCGCGGTTCGGTTCGCTGATCGGCGGCTCACCCGGTGTCCGGCGCCATTGGCATATGGTGCGGATGCCGATCGCCGACGTGAAGGCGGTCAAGAACGCGTTCGGCTGCACGCTCAACGACGTCGTCATGGCGATGGTTTCCGGCGGATACGGGCTGATGATGCAACGCCGTGCGAAACCGACCGACGGGAAATACCTCAAGGTCGTGATCCCGGTCTCGGTCCGGGCACCCTTCGATGTGTCCTCGAACAACCAGGTGTCCGGGCTGCTCACCCAGCTGCCGGTGAGTGGGACGGCGGTCGAGCGACTGACCTGGATCACCGATCACATCAACAAGGTGAAGCATTCCGGTGAGGCCGAGTCGGTCAAGGTCATCACAGATATGTTCAACGTCGCTCCGGCCGCCATCCAGACGGTGGCGGTCCGCCACCGCGGACCACTGCCGGAGTGGATGGTCGACACACTCGTCACCAACGTCCCCGGTCCGCCCTTCCCGACCTACTACCAGGGCAGGCGGGTGCGGCAGATGCTGCCCATCGTCGCACTCGGCCGTCCGTTGTGGTGCCTTGTCGCCGTCCTGTCGTTCGACGGAGAACTGAGCTTCGGAATCTCGACCGGGGAAGGTGGGGAGCAGGCCGGTCGCGACATCCGTGAGGGCATCCGGCAGACCCTGGCGGAGCTGCAGACGGCGTCGGGGTGA